One segment of Monomorium pharaonis isolate MP-MQ-018 chromosome 6, ASM1337386v2, whole genome shotgun sequence DNA contains the following:
- the LOC118645958 gene encoding uncharacterized protein LOC118645958 isoform X1 — MWKFLDARSRLSFVYGLLTLCLNFSRLFCSDGQDSLLRLGIGGSRLGKDRARNSPNAAFHLSESETESLSNVSILYSVSDVITQLFKAVLGISCTFRADSRGTACYTPITILGSTAEPPIARMTSCPAIKNFLAGGSRYRPRASYIKIASISIVECLLSKKSPLVLPNTKSPVCLSGQED, encoded by the exons ATGTGGAAGTTTCTCGATGCCCGCTCTCGGCTCTCGTTTGTCTACGGGCTTCTCACcctttgtttaaatttttctcgttTATTTTGCTCGGACGGCCAGGACTCGCTATTGCGACTTGGCATCGGCGGTAGTCGACTCGGAAAAGATCGAGCAAGGAATTCGCCCAATGCTGCTTTCCATTTATCTGAAAGTGAGACTGAGTCACTCAGTAATGttagtattttatactcaGTTAGTGACGTCATTACTCAGTTATTTAAAGCagtgctcggaattagttgcacatttcgagccgattcccgaGGCACCGCCTGCTATACCCCCATTACCATTCTAGgctcgacggccgagccgccgatcgcgcGTATGACCTCGTGTCCTGcgattaaaaatttccttgcg GGTGGATCCAGGTATAGACCGAGAGCTAGCTACATAAAAATAGCATCAATAAGCATCGTGGAATGTCTTCTATCTAAAAAGAGTCCTTTGGTATTGCCGAACACTAAATCGCCAGTCTGCCTGAGCGGTCAGGAAGATTAA
- the LOC118645958 gene encoding uncharacterized protein LOC118645958 isoform X2 translates to MWKFLDARSRLSFVYGLLTLCLNFSRLFCSDGQDSLLRLGIGGSRLGKDRARNSPNAAFHLSESETESLSNVSILYSVSDVITQLFKAVLGISCTFRADSRGTACYTPITILGSTAEPPIARMTSCPAIKNFLAGGSRYRPRASYIKIASISIVECLLSKKSPLVLPNTKSPVCLSGQED, encoded by the exons ATGTGGAAGTTTCTCGATGCCCGCTCTCGGCTCTCGTTTGTCTACGGGCTTCTCACcctttgtttaaatttttctcgttTATTTTGCTCGGACGGCCAGGACTCGCTATTGCGACTTGGCATCGGCGGTAGTCGACTCGGAAAAGATCGAGCAAGGAATTCGCCCAATGCTGCTTTCCATTTATCTGAAAGTGAGACTGAGTCACTCAGTAATGttagtattttatactcaGTTAGTGACGTCATTACTCAGTTATTTAAAGCagtgctcggaattagttgcacatttcgagccgattcccgaGGCACCGCCTGCTATACCCCCATTACCATTCTAGgctcgacggccgagccgccgatcgcgcGTATGACCTCGTGTCCTGcgattaaaaatttcctt gcgGGTGGATCCAGGTATAGACCGAGAGCTAGCTACATAAAAATAGCATCAATAAGCATCGTGGAATGTCTTCTATCTAAAAAGAGTCCTTTGGTATTGCCGAACACTAAATCGCCAGTCTGCCTGAGCGGTCAGGAAGATTAA
- the LOC114254752 gene encoding F-box/LRR-repeat protein 4-like: MFINTCGKHLTHLNLCCCRYVDDSALLQISKTCEILKELDLSNCHLVNDKGFSYLENLKYLERLHLQELRSIQTKTLCKILQRNQQLRDLNLAYTDLNIDEVTVELKNSCPNLETINLKLAKITSKSIYALADCKNLREIDFGWVSMEMEENQEDLEKSFHILFSSLRLEKLDITDIMLTYSILESLIMMCKNLKSLTSQGCTVKSDSNIFQRPKLVGNRRNYYYKWRLNDSLFILWDYMSRSASFIENQE, translated from the exons atgtttattaatacttgCGGCAAGCATTTAACGCATTTAAACTTATGTTGTTGCCGATATGTTGACGACTCTGCTCTACTTCAAATTTCTAAGACGtgtgaaattttaaaag AATTGGATTTAAGTAATTGTCATCTCGTAAATGATAAAGGATTTTCTTATCTTGAAAATCTAAAGTATTTGGAGCGTTTACATCTTCAGGAGTTACGAAGTATACAAACTAAAACTCTTTGCAAAATACTGCAAAGAAATCAACAGCTACGTGACTTAAATTTAGCATACACAGATTTAAATATAGACGAAGTCACAGTGGAATTGAAAAATTCATGTCCAAATTTGGaaacgataaatttaaaactggcaaaaattacatcaaaaagtatttatgctCTTGCTGATTGCAAGAATCTACGAGAAATAGATTTTGGTTGGGTTAG cATGGAAATGGAAGAAAATCAGGAAGATCTAGAAAAGAGCTTTCATATATTGTTTTCCTCTCTACGCTTAGAAAAACTCGACATAACCGACATTATGCTTACTTACAGTATTTTGgaaagtttaataatgatgTGCAAAAACTTGAAAAGCTTAACGTCTCAAGGATGTACTGTGAAATCTGACTCCAACATTTTCCAGCGTCCTAAACTAGTGGGAAATAGACGTAATTATTACTACAAATGGCGTCTTAATGATAGCTTGTTTATTTTATGGGACTACATGTCTCGTTCTGCATCATTTATCGAGAACcaagaatga
- the LOC118644091 gene encoding uncharacterized protein LOC118644091, which translates to MTSNCSHLHYNDANFDDIKHNSFRGTDTDDNETTVDCIYQFVKNSYSYQDDSIDYCNKFCTTNIIGPPEDLCYEYVKKTFSDHEILTASRTNIGFVADTGLTTDICYNIDSMYYDSTDYAYYTMELIIDQISIDIEYHVAVYPIRISRYGAFKLNDIIQIWAQDSDNQWFLLWNDSWTNPSEEMKQERTLLSMPLHPCNFKTKMLRLVFDHRLLEEHKLDAVMLTGTSELILPKRPQTKSLNILLRDIQFYNNFSTVVRQNVGGMLCPTDMLTWVHGDIFDLLDNFHKHGIICKRNLIVQSIYKDHLAHKQVSHKVTPDYIQSLKQNLTVNDYSNYDKFMKDLKSCWDESKKSYDSFSKLCDETILNILKNLDLRSLCRVGRVNKRLNNLTRDPFLYTSLNVRNIHFTYWRSNLWYKFDYFAHRCKYLKQLDLSFCDIPVLKFNMFINTCGKHLTHLNLYCCRYVDDSVLLQISKTCQILKELDLSNCHLVNDKGFSYLENLKYLERLHLQELRSIQTKTLCKMLQRNQQLRDLNLAYTSLYIDDVTMELKNSCPNLETINLKMARITSKSIYALADCKNLREIDFGLAYMEMEENQEDLEKSFHRLFSSLRLEKLDITDIMLTYSILESLIMLCKNLKSLTSHGRTAKSDSNIFQCPKLEKIIDNDYYKWRLNDNWSIIWDCFSQSASLMENQE; encoded by the exons ATGACGTCCAACTGTAGTCACTTGCATTATAATGATGCTAATTTTGATGACATAAAACACAACTCCTTTCGAGGTACGGATACTGATGATAACGAGACAACTGTCGATTGCATttatcaatttgtaaaaaatagctACAGTTATCAAGATGACTCCAttgattattgtaataaattttgtactaCTAATATAATTGGACCACCTGAGGATTTATGTtatgaatatgtaaaaaagacATTTAGTGATCATGAG ATATTGACCGCATCTCGCACGAATATAGGTTTTGTGGCCGATACAGGTTTAACAACCGATATATGTTACAACATTGATAGTATGTATTATGATAGTACAGATTATGCATATTATACTATGGAGCTTATAATCGACCAAATTTCTATTG atattGAGTATCATGTAGCTGTATATCCAATCAGAATCAGCAGATATGGAGCATTTAAACTTAACGACATAATTCAAATTTGGGCTCAAGATTCTGACAATCAGTGGTTCCTCTTGTGGAATGATTCATGGACAAATCCTTCAGAGGAAATGAAGCAAGAAAGAACATTACTTTCTATGCCTCTACATCCGTGCAACTTTAAAACCAAAATGCTCAGACTGGTATTTGACCATAGATTATTGGAGGAACACAAGCTAGATGCTGTAATGCTTACCGGAACATCAGAATTGATCCTTCCTAAAAGACCTCAAACAAaaagtttgaatattttattaagagaCATTCAATTCTACAACAATTTTTCGACGGTTGTTCGGCAAAACGTTGGCGGTATGCTATGTCCCACCGATATGCTTACATGGGTTCACGGCGATATATTTGACCTTCTAGACAATTTTCATAAACATGGCATTATCTGTAAAAG AAATCTCATAGTACAGAGTATTTATAAGGATCATCTTGCGCATAAACAAGTATCTCATAAAGTCACCCCAGATTATATACAATCTCTTAAACAAAACTTAACAGTCAACGATTATtctaattatgataaatttatgaaagatCTTAAATCCTGTTGGGATGAATCTAAGAAATCATATGACAGTTTCTCGAAGCTTTGT gatgaaacaattttaaatatattaaaaaatttagacttGAGGTCATTATGTCGCGTAGGTAGAGTAAATAAAcggttaaataatttaacacgtGATCCTTTCCTTTACACAAGCTTGAACGTACggaatatacattttacatattggCGCTCTAATCTTTGgtataaatttgattacttTGCCCAcagatgtaaatatttaaaacaattagatCTGTCTTTTTGTGACATTCCAGttctgaaatttaatatgtttattaatacttgCGGCAAGCATTTAACGCATTTAAACTTATATTGTTGCCGATATGTTGACGACTCTGTTCTACTTCAAATTTCTAAGACGtgtcaaattttaaaag AATTGGATTTAAGTAATTGTCATCTCGTAAATGATAAAGGATTTTCTTATCTTGAAAATCTGAAGTATTTGGAGCGTTTACATCTTCAGGAGTTACGAAGTATACAAACTAAAACTCTTTGCAAAATGCTGCAAAGAAATCAACAGCTACGTGACTTAAATTTAGCATACACATCTTTATACATAGACGATGTCAcaatggaattaaaaaattcatgtcCAAATTTGGaaacgataaatttaaaaatggcaAGAATTACatcaaaaagtatttatgctCTTGCTGATTGCAAGAATCTACGAGAAATAGATTTTGGTTTGGCTTA cATGGAAATGGAAGAAAATCAGGAAGATCTAGAAAAGAGCTTTCATAGATTGTTTTCTTCTCTGCGCTTAGAAAAACTCGACATAACCGACATTATGCTTACTTACAGTATTTTGGAAAGTTTAATAATGCTGTGCAAAAACTTAAAAAGCTTAACGTCTCACGGACGTACTGCGAAATCTGACTCCAACATTTTCCAGTGTCCTAAActagagaaaattatagataatGATTACTACAAATGGCGTCTTAATGATAACTGGTCTATTATATGGGACTGTTTTTCTCAGTCTGCATCACTTATGGAGAATcaagaatga